A window of Streptomyces sp. NBC_01241 genomic DNA:
TGCCGTGATCGCCGTGGAGAAGGCCCTGGAGCAGTACGGCTCCCCGGTCTACGTACGCCACGAGATCGTCCACAACAAGTACGTCGTACAGACCCTGGAGAAAAAGGGCGCGATCTTCGTCGAGGACACGGCGGAGGTGCCCGAGGGCTCGATCGTGATGTTCTCCGCGCACGGCGTCGCGCCGACCGTGCACAAGGAGGCGGCCGAGCGGAAGCTCGCCACGATCGACGCGACGTGCCCCCTGGTCACCAAGGTCCACAAGGAGGCCGTCCGCTTCGCGCAGGAGGACTTCGACATCCTCCTGATCGGCCACGAGGGCCACGAGGAGGTCATCGGCACCTCCGGCGAGGCCCCCGAGCACATCACGCTGGTCGACGGCCCCGAGGACGTCGCGGGTGTCGAGGTGCGCGACCCGTCGAAGGTCGTCTGGCTCTCCCAGACCACGCTCTCCGTCGACGAGACGATGGAGACGGTCGGCGCGTTGAAGGAGAAGTTCCCCCTCCTGATCTCGCCGCCCAGCGACGACATCTGCTACGCCACGCAGAACCGCCAGATCGCCGTGAAGCAGATGGGCGCGGACGCCGACCTCGTGATCGTCGTCGGCTCCAAGAACTCCTCCAACTCGGTCCGCCTGGTCGAGGTCGCCCTCGGCGCCGGCGCCGGTGACGCCCATTTGGTCGACTTCGCGGACGAGATTGACGAGGCATGGCTGGACGGTGTCTCGACGGTCGGCGTCACCTCGGGCGCGTCCGTTCCCGAGGTCCTGGTCGACGGCGTCCTGGCATGGCTCTCGGAGCGCGGTTTCGAGGACGTGGAGATCGTGAAGGCGGCCGAGGAGTCCATCACCTTCTCCCTTCCCAAGGAGCTCCGCCGCGATCTGCGCGCCGAGGCCGCGGCACTCGCCGGGGAGTGACGGCTTCGCGCCGACGGCCTCCCGCTCCGGGAAGTGGGCGGGGCCTGCTGCCCGTACCGTGGATTGCATGCAGATCTTCGGCGTGGACATCGGCGGATCCGGGATCAAGGGCGCTCCTGTTGACCTGGACCGCGGAGACCTGGCGCAGGAGCGCCACAAAGTGCTGACACCGCACCCGGCCACGCCCAAGGACGTGGCCGGGTGCGTGGCCGAGGTGGTCGGTCATTTCGACTGGTCGGGTCCGGTGGGCGTCGCCTTCCCGGGCGTCGTCACCGGCGGTTGCACCCGTACCGCGGCCAATGTCGACGAGGGCTGGATCGACACGGACGCCCGCGGACTGCTCGGCGACAGGCTCGGCCTCCCCGTCACCGTTCTGAACGACGCCGACGCGGCCGGCATCGCGGAGATGACGTTCGGCGCGGGCCGCGGCCGCAAGGGGACGGTCATCGTGCTGACGCTCGGTACGGGGATCGGCAGCGCCCTCTTCATCGATGGCACGCTCGTTCCCAATACCGAGCTGGGTCATCTGGAGCTGAACGGCCACGACGCCGAGACGCACGCCTCCACCAAGGCCAAGGAGGACGAGGAGCTGAGCTGGCACCACTGGGCGCACCGGCTGCAGAAGTACCTCGCCCACGTGGAGATGCTGTTCTCGCCCGAGCTCTTCATCATCGGCGGCGGAGTCAGCCGCAAGGCCGACAGGTTCCTGCCGCTGATCGAACACGTACGGGCCGAGATGGTGCCGGCGGAGCTGCAGAACAACGCCGGCATCGTGGGAGCGGCGATGGCGGCGATGGCGGCGACGGACAAGGCGTAGGACGGTGTGTGTCCCGTCCCGGCCCCCGCTCAGCGCTGGGGGCGACGGGGCGGCTGCGCGGCGAGCAGCATCCGGCGCTGACGTTGCCGCTGCCGCATCAGCCGTACCTTCCGCACGGTCGCGATGAGCCCGGCGATGAGCGTTCCGCCGTACAGCCACCCGGCGTGTACGGCGAGCGCGGTGATGAGCGCCATGGTCTGACCGGCGAATCCGCCGGGGCCGCCGGAGATCGGAATGACCCCGACGGCGAACGCGATCGGCACGATGATCGGGGCGGTGACCAGGTCCGCGGGCCGCACCCACAGCGCGGTCAGCGCGCTGACCGGCAGGAACAGCACACCGAACACGGTCGACGAACCGTCGAGCAGCAGCTCGTCGAGGCACGCCAGTACGAACATGGAGGCGGCGGCGAAGAGCCCCGCACCGATGCCCGTCAGCCGGGGATTCGGCAGCCTGCGCAGCGCGAGAACGGCGGGCGGCACCGGCCGGGACCGGCCGCCCTCCGGCTTCGCGTCCATCACCCGATAGACGGCGGCGGCTTCGTCGATGGTGCCCTGCGGGGACAGCGGGGCCTGCTGAGACTGCCTGCGCTGCGGGGGACGTGTCCTGTGCTGCTCCACCGGGACAACGTAGGTCGCCAAGCAGGAGGAATCGGGTGCGGGACACGCGCTTTCGGTGACCTTGGGGGTGAGTTCGATGCCACACGGCCGAACGCCGACCGGAACGGTGCCGGGATTCGGTGACCGGGGTGGTGCCCGGACCGGTACCGGGGGCGGTGCCCGAGCGGACCTGTGGGTACCCGGTTGCGCCCGCCCGGAAACTGGAGAATCGGCCGGCGTCGAGCGGATTGGGCAGCGCTCGCGGAGGAAGCCTTCCAGCTCGGCCGTGCCCAGGTCGTGCATTCCGAGCCTGGGAAGGAAGACAGCCGGGTGGCTCATCTGCCGCGCCACGTCAGCTGCGGCGTAGTGGCCCCCCTGCTCCGGGGCGAGGCGCGCGACCGTGCTGCCGGGCGGGCCTCCAGACCGGCGATGACCATCTGCATCGCGTGCAGACCCGACAGAGGGCGCACATTCACCGTGGCTGCGCCCCTCAACCGGCGCAGGAGCGGAACCGCGAGGCCGGTCTCCAGCCACACGACCTCTTTGGCGGAGGGGAACCGTCACTCGCCCTCCGCGGGGAAGGAGACTCCATCGAACGTACAGCCCGACTCGTCTGCCGCCACCAGCGGTTTTGCCTTAGGGAAGGCCTGTGACCTGCGTCGGAGGCCCTCGTCCGCGCGAAGCCCGCCCGGGCGTACCGCAGGCGTGACGAGAACGCGGGCGGAGTCCTCGGCGGAAGCGGACACCTCCGGCACCTGGAACTCGGCACTGACCAGCTACCGGCCGGCCGGGCCTGAACGCGCCTTACGACGTTTCGGGTGTGATGAACTCCAGCGCATTGGTGTCGAAATGGCCCCCGCAGGCCGGGCACTCGTTGCAGTACGAATGGGCACGTGAGCGCTCGACTCCGTTGGAGAACAAGGGAACGGCAACGTCCCATTCGATTACCCGGAACTTCGCACCGCAGGCTGGGTGCGAGATGTAGTGAGGCTCTCCGACAACGGCCCCGGCGAAGTCCTCTTCGGTCGCTGTCCCGGCAGCGACCCGCCTGTCGAGGGACACCAGGTCGGTTCCATCGCTCCAGTGCAGGTAGTAGCGGAGCAGCGGCCAGCCAGGACGTAGACGAATCAGGATGCGGCGCATCCGAGGGTGGTCCGCGAGCAAGCGGTCCTCCAACTCGTCGAAGCCGGCGATCGGCTCGTCAGCCCTGACCAGTTCACCTGCCGGAAAGTACTGCGCCTCCCACTTGCGAAAAGTCACTGTCAATCTACCCATGGTTCCACCTTGATCATGTGAGGGATCAGGACTTCACTCTCGCCTGCTCCGGGCAGGCTCTGCCAGATCCCTTCGCTCGGATGGATCATGGCACGGTAGACAGACCCACCCTCGGCGAAGTACTTCGCGCGCTCCAGGTCCGTCGTGAACGACATCACCGACTGGCGGCCCGTACGCCTGCTGCATCTCCGTTCCGAACTTCGAATGGGCGCGCGCCAGTGCCTCTGGACTGCCCCATTCCGTAAGCACCGAGGAATGTGTCTCCACGCGTCCGTGTATTCACCCGATCCCGTCAATGTGCTGCGCCGATCCATGACCGTCAGCGGTTCCCGTAGTCCTCGACCAGTTCAGCGATGAGCGCGAGCAGGGCGTCGGCCCGGTGGCGGTCCTCGCGCTGGTTGCGCAGCGCGTCATCGAGCGCCCAGAGTCTGCTCAGGGCGGCCGGGTTGCGGTCGCTTATCTCGTAGTACGACGTGGTGACCAGGTCCATGCATTGGGTGAACAGGACCCGGGTGGCCGGGGCGGGAGGAGCCGGGTCCGGGGCATCGAACCCACTGGTCAGGTAGCGCACGGGATCCGTGAGGCTCCAGCCGGCGACTGTGCCGTGCTGGACGAGGAGCGCCACGTCGGGGGCGATGCCGATGCGGGCCTCCAGCGGCTCGTCGAGGACGTCGAGGTCGCGCAGGCAGGTCAGCACGGTGTCCCCGGGAGCACGGCACAGCTCCGTGGTCGTCTCCATGCGGAAGTCCCGGGCCTCGTCCGCACGGAGCCCGCCCGGCCGGACGGCGGGTGTGACGGGCACGCGGACACTGTCCTCGTCGTCCGCGGACTCACCGGGGACGTGGATCTCCGCGCCGACCAGTTCCCGGCTCGCCGGATCGAAGCGGAGCTCGTCGGGCGTGTCCCACAGCCATTCCCTGCTGCCGAAAGTGTCGAGCTGGAACTGCGAGCGCTCCTTCACGTCCGCGTACGTCGCGATGCACACAAGGAATTCCCGGAAGACGAAGCGCGGCGCGATGGTCAGGGAATGGCCTGTCACGGTCGCGGTCCAGTCGCCGTCCATGGTGATTCTCACCGAGGTTGCTCCTCATCGGATCTGCACAGCCGTAGCCATGCAGCCGCGTTTGGCGGGAATCCTGCCCTCTACGACATCGGGGCAGTGCTGCCTTCGTGGCTGCTTCAGCGGGCATGGTCATCTGCGACGGCACCCCCATCATCCGCCTGCGCGAAGGCGACGTCGGCCCGTGAGGTCCGTACTGGCCCTGGCCGGGCGACGCCTGAATGCGCCTCACGACGTTTCGGGTGTGATGAACTCCAGCGCGCCGCCCTGGAAGCGGCCCCCGCAGACCGGGCACTCGTTGCGGTACGAGTGGGCGCGTGAGCGCTCGAGACTGTCGGAGAACAAGGGAACAACAGTGGTCAGTTCGATCACCCGGAACTCTGCGCCGCAGGCTGGGTGCGAGGTGCGGTAAGGCTCTCCGACAACGGCCCCGGCGAAGTCCTCTTCGGTCGCTGTCCCGGCAGCGACCCGCCTGTCGAGGGACGCCAGGTCGGTTCCATCGCTCCAGTGCAGGTACCAGCAGTGCAGCGGCGAGACAGGACTTAGACGAAGCACGATACGGCGCATCCGAGGGTGGTCGGCGAGCAGGCGGTCCTCCAGCTCGTCGAAGCCGGCGATCGGCTCGTCAGCCCTGACCAGTTCTCCTGCCGGAAAGTACCGCGTGTCCCACTTGCGAAATCTCACTGTCAGCCTGCCCACGGTTCCACCTTGATCATGTGGGGGATCAGGACTTCACTCTCGCCTGCTCCGGGCAGGGTCTGCCAGAACCCTTCGCTCGGATTGATCATGGCACGGTAGACAGGCCCACCACGGGCGAAGACCTTCGCTACCTCCGGGTCCGTCGTGAACGACATCACCGACCGGTCGCCGAACGCCTTCTGCATATCCGTTCCGAACTCCGCGTGGGCATGGGCGAGTGCCTCTGGACTGCCCCATTCCCTAAGCGCCGCGGCATGTGCCTCCTGAGACGCGCGAAGTGCGTCTTCGACCGAACCGCCCTCGAGGTACGCGCGTCGGGCCGCCTCGCTCATGAGGCGGCCTGTCTCGTCCGCGACCATGTTCTCCGACATGAAGTCTGTCCCCCGGTAGACCGGAACCTTCTCATCCGAGTACGGGGACAGGCCGAGCGGATCCGTCCAGCGGTGGGGGTTGTCCACGTACGCGACGGGGTTGGGGGCCGGAGCGAGGCCGAGCGGGTCCGGGGTGGCGTAGCGGGCGGTTTCGGGGTCGTAGTGGCGGAAGAGGTTGTAGTGGAGGCCGGTTTCGGGGTCGTAGTACTGGCCGGGGAAGCGCAGGGGGGTGTACGTGCCGCTGTTCCGGGACCAGGCCGTGGTGCCCCAGAGCGTGGAGCGGGAGCGCCAGGCGATGTCTCCGGACTCGTCGATCAGTTCGGCGGGGGTGCCGATGAGGTCGGTGGCGATGGCGAAGAAGCGGCGGTCGATCTCTTCCTGGCGATCGTCGGCCGTGAGGATGCGCTCGGTCTGGGCCAGGGGCGTGTGACCGCGGTGGTCCCAGGTGAGGGCGACCGTGTTCGGGGTGTCCGGCTGGTGGCTGGTCTGTTCGCACAGGGTCAGGCCGTCCCAGGTGAACCGGACCTCCTCTGCCACGCTTCCGTCGGCAACTGACAGGCGCTGTTTCGCGGTGCGGCGGCCGAGCGGGTCGTAGCGGTACCTCCACCGTGTTCCGTCGGGGGTGGTGACGGAGGTGAGGCGGTTCTCCGTGTCCCATGTGTAGCGCCAGGTGTCGGGCTTGCGGGAGAGGCGGGTCTTCTGGCGCAGGGTGACCCGGCCGAGGGCGTCGTGCTCGAAGCGGACGTTCCCGGCGCGGGTGATGGTGGTGCCGGTGTAGGCGCGTGGTCCGGTGGCCTCGCTGCCTGGGTGGCCGGACGGCCAGGATGCCGAGGTCTGGTTGCCGGCGTCGTCGTAGGCGTAGCGCTCCGTCCAGCCCTGGGCGTGGACCGCGGTGACGCGGCCCGCCCGGTCGAGGTCGAAGGTGCGGGTGCCCGACTTCCGGTCGGCGACGGATATCAGGTGACCGTCGGCGCGGTAGGAGTAGGCGCGGCTGTTGACGGGGCGTGCTCCGGCGGTGATGTGCTGCGCGGAAAGCCGTCCGGCTTCGTCCCAGGCGGATGTCATGGTGAGCGCGTCGTCGAAGGCGCGGGTGAGTTCCCGGCCGACGGCGTCGTGCGTGAAGTCGATCCGGTGGCCGCCGGTGGTGAGGCGGTGGGCCTGCCCGTCGGTGCCGTAGGTGTAGGAGGTGACGTGGCCGGTGGGCGTGATGCGCCGGGTGCGGCGGCCCAGGGCGTCGTAGGAGTAGGAGACGGGCCGGCCGTCCACCAGCTCGGTCTTGACCTTTCCCCGGCGGTCGTACTGGTACCGGAGTTCGCTGTCCGGCCCGGCCGCCTCCTGCAGGCGTCCCGCTCTGTCGTAGAGGTAGGTCGTCACATGGCCGTCGACGTCCTTGCTGACCACCTGGCCGAGTTGGTCACGCTCGAACGAGATGGTCCCGCCGAGCGCGTCGGTGCGGGCGGCGAGCCGGCCCACGGCGTCCACCCGGTAGCTGAGGGTGCGGCCGTCGAAGTCGGTCTCGGAGACGATGTTGCCGGCCGCGTCGTACGCGTAGCTCCAGGCCAGACCCTGCGGGTTGGTGACGCGGGTGAGGCGCAGTTCGGCGTCGTGCTCGAACTCGTAGCGGGCGCCGTCGGGTCCGGTGCGGGCGAGGGGCAGGTCGAAGTGGGTGTACTCGGAGCGGGTGACGCCACCGGATGCGTCGGTGTGGGTCAGCCGGTTGCCCTCGCCGTCGTACGTCCATGACTCCGTGGCGCCGTCGGGTCCGGTGCGCCGGGCGAGCTGCCCGTCGGCGTGCCACTCCAGGCGGGTGACGCCGCCCACCGGATCGGTGACGCGGACGGGTCTGCCGAGGGCGTCCCGCTCCGTGCGGGTGACGGCGCCGGTCGGGCCGGTCACCTCCGCGGGCAGGCCCGCTGCGTCGCACACCACCCGTGTCGTGGCGCCGAGGGCGTCGGTGACCGAGGTGAGCCGGCCGGCCCGGTCGTAGGTGTAGCGGGTCGTGGAGCCGGCCGGGTCGGTGACCGCCGTGCGGTTGCCGCGTTCGTCGAACTCGTGGAGCACGCGGTTGCCGTCCGGGCCGACGACCTCCACCGGCAGACCGAACGGACCGCGCACGGTACGCAGTTCGCCCCCGTCGGGGCCGGTGGTGGAGATGAGCCGGCCGTCCTCGTCGTAGGAGAAGGCGGTGCGCAGGCCCAGCGGGTCGGTGCGGGACAGGAGGTTGCCGCGCGGGTCGTAGGTGAACCGGGTGGTGTGGCCGAGCGGGTGGGTGACGGCCAGCAGACGGCAGCCGGGGCCGAACAGGTGGCGGGTGGCGTGCCCGTCGGCGGTGGTGAGCGTGGTGGTGCGGTGGCCCGTCTCGGGGTCGGGTTCGGTGTAGGTCAGGGCAATCTGGACGTGGCCGGCCTCGCCGCCCTCCGTCACGACACGGTCCCGGTCGTCGTAGGCGTAGTCGTAGCGGCTGTTGTTCGAGTCGATCCAGGCGGTGACGCGGCGGCGGTCGTCGTAGACGAAGGTGGTCGTGGCGCCCGACGGCTTGCTGACGGTGGCGAGGTCGCCGTCCTGATAGCCGTAGCTCATCAGGGGCAGGTCCGCGCCGCCCTCGCCCGCACCGGCCAGGGACAGGGTGGTGACCCTGCCGTCCGCGGTGGACAGGTTCACCTGGTGGCCCGCGGAGTGGACCAGGGCCAGCGGCAGGCCGTCCTCGTCGCGGTCGACGCTGATCGTGTGGCCGTTGCGGTCGGTGATGTCCGACAGCCAGGCCTCGCCGTCGCCCCCGGGTTCGCTGCCGGACGGGGTGGTGAAGTCGAGGACCAGGCCGCTGTCGGGGTCGGTGACCGTGTAGTCGCCGTTGATGTCACGGGCCAGCAGGGTGCGACCCCTGCCCGTTTCGGGCGTGGTCGGCGCGCCCGGGGCCGGGTGCGGGTACCGGATCAGGAGCCCGTCGGCGGTGACGTGGACGACGCCGATGGCATCGATCTGCAGGCGTTCGTCGACGGTGGACGTCCAGGAGGGCCCCAGGAAGCGGCCGACCGTGCAACCGGACTCGGTGCGGCGGGTGAAGACCAGCGGCAGGATGCCGGGGAGTTCGATGTCGGTCTGGGGCAAGTACATCCGGCCGGTGGCGAGGTCCACCGGGTCGGTGCCGTCGGATATTCGCTCGCCGTCGGGCCGGCTGTGGGTGCCTTCCGGGGCGTCGTCGATGAGCCTGCGCAGCCGTGCGGCGTCGGCGGCCTCCTCGGCAACGCGCACGCCCTTCACCGCGGCGCCGCCCCCACCAGTGGCGACGGTCAGCGCGAGATCGGGCAACAGCCGGCCGAAACCCTCGGCCGGGTCCTTCATGAAGTCCTTGACCATCGTGGTGCCGGTGCCGACCGGGTCGTTGGCGGCAACCACCAGACCGGCGGCCAGGCTGTTGAGGGACGTGACGTACTCGGCCGGATGCGTGAGGTTGTACGGGTCCATCGGGTTGACGCTGCGGACGAAGTTGAGAATGCCCGCAGTGGCCTTGATGATGCCGCCGTCCACATGCATGCCCATGACCTGCAGTTCCTCGACCCCGTCGCGCAACTGCTCGGCGTACGACGGCTTCTGCGGCGCCATGTCGCGGGCGGCACACACCGCCGTGCGCGCGGTCTGCGCCGCCGAGTTCCGCTGCTTGCGCGCCTCGGCGAGGAGGTCCTGCGCATCCTGCATCAGCTTCTTGCCGGGGTCCTCGAACGTCGACGCGGGCCGGGGAGGCAGGGACGACGGGTCGCGCTTGTCGGAGGGCTGGGCGTTGTAGCGGTCGACCGCGCTGTTGAAGTCGTCGACCTTCTTACGGTGGGCGTCCGCCGCGTCCTCGGAGGCCTTGATGCCCTCCTTCCACTTGTCGATCGCCGTCTGCGCCTGCCCCTGCGCCCAGGTGACGGTGTCGGCGAACGCGTCGAGAGCTCCGATCGCCTTCGCACTGGCATCGGCGGCGGCATACCACTTGGGCGGCTGAGTGCTCACCGCAGTGCGCAACGCGTTAGCCGTCTCGCCCTTGAGCTGTCCGGAGTCCAGGCCCTTGAGACCGTCGCCGGTGCCATCAAAGGCCGACTGGAAGGCGCGGAGCTTGGTGACGGTTGAGTTGATCTTGCTTGGGCTGCCGTAGATCAGCTTGGTCTTGTCCTCGGTCTGCCCGAGGTCCATCTCGTCGACCTCCGCGCCCATCCGGTTGGCGACCGAACGGGACTGCTCGCGCACCCAGTCCGCACCGGACTCCCAGCCGACGTCGTCCAGCCGGTCGGCGGTCCAGTTCCCGACGTCCTCGACCCGGTCGCCGACCCACTCGACGCCGTCCTCGATCGCGTCCTCAATCGAGTCGGGCGTGATGTCACTGAGGAAGTCGCCTATACCCATGCTCAGTTCTCCCCCGACTCACCCTGCTGCTGCGCCTGCTGGGCGCGCTCTTCCGGAGACGGGCCGAGCGTGTCGTCCAGCGCCTGGTTGAACTGATCGTCGGAGAGGCCGAGCGCGTTGTTGAACATCTCGGACTGCCGACCGCCGTAGCCCTCGGTGAGGACGGAGCGGCCGGTGTCCTTCCAGGTCTGCCCCATGTCCTGGCCGGCCTTCTCGAACGATTCCTTGCTCCAGTCCGGGTTCAGATAGTCCGGCGTGA
This region includes:
- a CDS encoding 4-hydroxy-3-methylbut-2-enyl diphosphate reductase, whose amino-acid sequence is MGRMTATTPRRVLLAAPRGYCAGVDRAVIAVEKALEQYGSPVYVRHEIVHNKYVVQTLEKKGAIFVEDTAEVPEGSIVMFSAHGVAPTVHKEAAERKLATIDATCPLVTKVHKEAVRFAQEDFDILLIGHEGHEEVIGTSGEAPEHITLVDGPEDVAGVEVRDPSKVVWLSQTTLSVDETMETVGALKEKFPLLISPPSDDICYATQNRQIAVKQMGADADLVIVVGSKNSSNSVRLVEVALGAGAGDAHLVDFADEIDEAWLDGVSTVGVTSGASVPEVLVDGVLAWLSERGFEDVEIVKAAEESITFSLPKELRRDLRAEAAALAGE
- the ppgK gene encoding polyphosphate--glucose phosphotransferase, which translates into the protein MQIFGVDIGGSGIKGAPVDLDRGDLAQERHKVLTPHPATPKDVAGCVAEVVGHFDWSGPVGVAFPGVVTGGCTRTAANVDEGWIDTDARGLLGDRLGLPVTVLNDADAAGIAEMTFGAGRGRKGTVIVLTLGTGIGSALFIDGTLVPNTELGHLELNGHDAETHASTKAKEDEELSWHHWAHRLQKYLAHVEMLFSPELFIIGGGVSRKADRFLPLIEHVRAEMVPAELQNNAGIVGAAMAAMAATDKA
- a CDS encoding DUF6542 domain-containing protein, with product MEQHRTRPPQRRQSQQAPLSPQGTIDEAAAVYRVMDAKPEGGRSRPVPPAVLALRRLPNPRLTGIGAGLFAAASMFVLACLDELLLDGSSTVFGVLFLPVSALTALWVRPADLVTAPIIVPIAFAVGVIPISGGPGGFAGQTMALITALAVHAGWLYGGTLIAGLIATVRKVRLMRQRQRQRRMLLAAQPPRRPQR
- a CDS encoding putative T7SS-secreted protein, which produces MGIGDFLSDITPDSIEDAIEDGVEWVGDRVEDVGNWTADRLDDVGWESGADWVREQSRSVANRMGAEVDEMDLGQTEDKTKLIYGSPSKINSTVTKLRAFQSAFDGTGDGLKGLDSGQLKGETANALRTAVSTQPPKWYAAADASAKAIGALDAFADTVTWAQGQAQTAIDKWKEGIKASEDAADAHRKKVDDFNSAVDRYNAQPSDKRDPSSLPPRPASTFEDPGKKLMQDAQDLLAEARKQRNSAAQTARTAVCAARDMAPQKPSYAEQLRDGVEELQVMGMHVDGGIIKATAGILNFVRSVNPMDPYNLTHPAEYVTSLNSLAAGLVVAANDPVGTGTTMVKDFMKDPAEGFGRLLPDLALTVATGGGGAAVKGVRVAEEAADAARLRRLIDDAPEGTHSRPDGERISDGTDPVDLATGRMYLPQTDIELPGILPLVFTRRTESGCTVGRFLGPSWTSTVDERLQIDAIGVVHVTADGLLIRYPHPAPGAPTTPETGRGRTLLARDINGDYTVTDPDSGLVLDFTTPSGSEPGGDGEAWLSDITDRNGHTISVDRDEDGLPLALVHSAGHQVNLSTADGRVTTLSLAGAGEGGADLPLMSYGYQDGDLATVSKPSGATTTFVYDDRRRVTAWIDSNNSRYDYAYDDRDRVVTEGGEAGHVQIALTYTEPDPETGHRTTTLTTADGHATRHLFGPGCRLLAVTHPLGHTTRFTYDPRGNLLSRTDPLGLRTAFSYDEDGRLISTTGPDGGELRTVRGPFGLPVEVVGPDGNRVLHEFDERGNRTAVTDPAGSTTRYTYDRAGRLTSVTDALGATTRVVCDAAGLPAEVTGPTGAVTRTERDALGRPVRVTDPVGGVTRLEWHADGQLARRTGPDGATESWTYDGEGNRLTHTDASGGVTRSEYTHFDLPLARTGPDGARYEFEHDAELRLTRVTNPQGLAWSYAYDAAGNIVSETDFDGRTLSYRVDAVGRLAARTDALGGTISFERDQLGQVVSKDVDGHVTTYLYDRAGRLQEAAGPDSELRYQYDRRGKVKTELVDGRPVSYSYDALGRRTRRITPTGHVTSYTYGTDGQAHRLTTGGHRIDFTHDAVGRELTRAFDDALTMTSAWDEAGRLSAQHITAGARPVNSRAYSYRADGHLISVADRKSGTRTFDLDRAGRVTAVHAQGWTERYAYDDAGNQTSASWPSGHPGSEATGPRAYTGTTITRAGNVRFEHDALGRVTLRQKTRLSRKPDTWRYTWDTENRLTSVTTPDGTRWRYRYDPLGRRTAKQRLSVADGSVAEEVRFTWDGLTLCEQTSHQPDTPNTVALTWDHRGHTPLAQTERILTADDRQEEIDRRFFAIATDLIGTPAELIDESGDIAWRSRSTLWGTTAWSRNSGTYTPLRFPGQYYDPETGLHYNLFRHYDPETARYATPDPLGLAPAPNPVAYVDNPHRWTDPLGLSPYSDEKVPVYRGTDFMSENMVADETGRLMSEAARRAYLEGGSVEDALRASQEAHAAALREWGSPEALAHAHAEFGTDMQKAFGDRSVMSFTTDPEVAKVFARGGPVYRAMINPSEGFWQTLPGAGESEVLIPHMIKVEPWAG